In a genomic window of Blastocatellia bacterium:
- a CDS encoding phospholipase D-like domain-containing protein, producing MHEERRTKPAASPRKSNFAAKHKPRRRRRPKGVPGWWGRLRSLIWSWWLWAAAAAFFYFDHHSGIALALIITAFLMYLSTPREGSPAYGLEHEFAIESEEFLSTVTGATGAAFLRGNTFAIFNNGDQFYPAMMEAIEQARRSITIEAYIYWEGKIGKRFADALAARAREGLPVKILLDAVGASSIGADILKTLEAGGCQVEWYHPVRWYSLNRVNNRTHRKSLIIDGRTGFTGGAGIADHWLGNAEDEHHWRDIQVRIEGPAAMTLQTGFARNWLETTGELVSGPDYFPPTEEAGEMEIQSILSSPETGSSTVRVMYYLSIVCARQSILIANPYFVPDRAALDILIDARRRGVAVKIMVAGRHNDTRLARFNSTRLYGPLLKHGIEIYEYNRTMLHHKYMVCDGVWSTVGTTNFDNRAFALNDENNVCLYDRKVAAEFEAIFARDLAACDKVELAEWRRRGVMMKAAEAFASLLKEQV from the coding sequence ATGCACGAAGAGCGAAGAACTAAGCCCGCCGCCAGCCCTCGCAAAAGCAACTTCGCAGCGAAGCACAAGCCCCGCCGCCGGCGGCGACCGAAGGGCGTCCCCGGCTGGTGGGGGCGGCTGCGGTCGCTCATCTGGTCGTGGTGGCTGTGGGCCGCCGCCGCCGCCTTCTTTTATTTCGATCACCACTCAGGGATCGCGCTCGCGCTAATCATCACCGCCTTCTTGATGTACCTGTCCACGCCCAGAGAAGGCTCGCCGGCTTACGGGCTCGAACACGAGTTCGCCATCGAGTCAGAAGAATTCCTGAGCACGGTGACGGGCGCGACCGGCGCGGCATTCCTGCGCGGCAACACCTTTGCCATCTTTAACAACGGCGACCAGTTCTACCCGGCGATGATGGAGGCCATCGAGCAGGCCAGGCGCTCGATCACCATCGAGGCTTACATCTACTGGGAGGGGAAGATCGGCAAGCGCTTCGCCGACGCGCTGGCGGCCCGCGCGCGCGAAGGCTTGCCGGTCAAAATCCTGCTCGACGCGGTCGGCGCTTCAAGCATCGGGGCCGACATCTTGAAGACGCTGGAAGCGGGCGGCTGTCAGGTCGAGTGGTATCACCCCGTGCGCTGGTACAGCCTCAACCGCGTCAACAACCGCACGCACCGCAAGTCGCTGATCATCGACGGGCGCACCGGCTTCACCGGCGGCGCCGGCATCGCCGACCACTGGCTGGGCAACGCCGAGGACGAACACCACTGGCGCGACATCCAGGTGCGCATCGAGGGGCCGGCGGCCATGACTTTGCAGACCGGCTTCGCGCGCAACTGGCTCGAAACGACCGGCGAGCTGGTATCGGGGCCGGACTACTTCCCGCCGACCGAAGAGGCGGGCGAGATGGAGATACAGTCCATCCTCAGCTCGCCGGAAACCGGCTCCTCGACGGTGCGCGTCATGTACTATCTGTCCATCGTCTGCGCGCGCCAGTCCATCCTGATCGCCAACCCTTACTTCGTGCCGGACCGGGCGGCGCTCGACATTCTCATCGATGCGCGGCGGCGCGGCGTGGCCGTCAAGATCATGGTCGCGGGCCGCCACAATGATACGCGGCTGGCGCGGTTCAACAGCACACGACTGTACGGCCCGCTGCTCAAGCACGGCATCGAAATTTACGAGTACAACCGCACCATGCTGCACCACAAGTACATGGTGTGCGATGGCGTGTGGTCTACGGTGGGGACGACCAACTTCGACAACCGGGCCTTCGCGCTCAACGACGAGAACAACGTCTGCCTTTACGACCGCAAGGTCGCCGCCGAGTTCGAGGCGATCTTTGCCCGCGACCTTGCGGCTTGCGACAAGGTCGAGCTCGCCGAGTGGCGCAGGCGCGGCGTGATGATGAAGGCGGCAGAGGCGTTCGCCTCCTTGCTGAAGGAACAGGTGTGA
- a CDS encoding Gfo/Idh/MocA family oxidoreductase, with protein MDKPVRVGIIGSQFISTIHAEALRPCAAAELFAAASPNPERSSAFAGRFDIPHHFTDYRKLLEMDEVDMVVVGVPNDLHCQVAVDAAAAGKHVVMEKPLCLNLAEADRMIEACRRAGVKLMYAEELCFAPKYVRLKQLLDSGALGRPLLIKQSEKHDGPHAAHFWDVNRAGGGVTMDMGCHAIEFFRWMLGRPKIKSVYAHMTTGLHADKTRGDDNAILILEFENGVTAMAEESWTKLGGMDDRAEVHGSEGVAYANLLQGNSILTYSRTGYDYAVEKAGSTTGWSFTIYEEAWNYGFPQEMAHFVDCVRRDLEPLVTGDDGRAVLEALFAAYQSAGSGRKVELPFHTGAQKPYDLWRKTEP; from the coding sequence ATGGATAAGCCCGTACGAGTTGGCATCATCGGTTCGCAGTTCATCTCGACGATTCACGCCGAAGCCTTGCGGCCCTGCGCCGCTGCCGAGTTGTTTGCCGCCGCCTCGCCCAACCCGGAACGCAGCTCGGCCTTTGCCGGGCGCTTCGACATCCCGCATCACTTCACGGATTATCGCAAGCTGCTGGAGATGGACGAGGTTGACATGGTTGTGGTCGGTGTTCCCAACGATCTGCATTGCCAGGTCGCCGTCGACGCCGCGGCTGCCGGCAAGCACGTCGTCATGGAAAAACCGTTGTGCCTGAACCTCGCGGAGGCCGACCGCATGATCGAGGCATGCCGCCGAGCCGGCGTCAAGTTGATGTATGCCGAAGAGCTCTGCTTCGCGCCAAAATATGTTCGTCTCAAGCAACTGTTGGATTCGGGGGCGCTCGGCAGGCCCTTGCTCATCAAGCAGTCCGAGAAGCACGATGGGCCGCACGCCGCGCACTTCTGGGATGTCAATCGCGCCGGCGGCGGTGTGACGATGGACATGGGCTGCCACGCCATCGAGTTCTTTCGCTGGATGCTTGGCCGGCCTAAGATCAAATCGGTCTACGCGCACATGACGACCGGCCTGCACGCAGACAAGACGCGGGGCGACGATAACGCGATCTTGATCCTTGAATTTGAAAATGGCGTGACGGCGATGGCCGAAGAGAGCTGGACCAAGCTCGGCGGCATGGATGATCGCGCCGAAGTGCATGGCTCGGAGGGCGTTGCCTACGCCAACCTGCTGCAAGGCAATTCGATTCTGACCTACAGCCGCACAGGCTATGATTACGCGGTTGAAAAAGCCGGCTCGACGACGGGGTGGAGTTTCACGATCTATGAGGAGGCATGGAATTACGGCTTCCCGCAAGAGATGGCCCACTTCGTTGACTGTGTGCGCCGAGACCTTGAGCCGCTGGTCACGGGCGACGATGGCCGCGCCGTGCTAGAGGCGCTGTTTGCGGCTTACCAATCCGCCGGCAGCGGGCGTAAAGTCGAGCTGCCATTCCACACAGGCGCGCAAAAGCCATACGACCTGTGGCGCAAGACAGAGCCTTAG
- a CDS encoding galactosamine-6-phosphate isomerase gives MKTFAPGNTEPRESTTVSKTDEIKNRSARGIQWRGAATDHEAMSREAAELIVEEIRRQPDLLLCAASGSTPTRCYELLGAKRQAEPRLFEGLRVLKLDEWNGLPMDDPATCEAYIRRLLVGPLGIAGDRYLTFRSDPLDAQAECQRVRALLAAQTSIDLCVLGIGVNGHLGLNEPADALEPFAHVARLAESSRRHSMLGAAARAPEYGITLGMAEILAARKIVLLVSGASKRKPLERLRVPQVSTAFPASFLWLHDDVTCFYDREAASDS, from the coding sequence TTGAAAACTTTCGCGCCGGGAAACACTGAGCCGCGCGAATCAACGACTGTGTCGAAAACCGACGAGATCAAAAACCGGTCAGCCCGCGGCATCCAATGGCGCGGCGCGGCTACGGATCATGAGGCGATGAGCCGCGAGGCCGCCGAGTTGATCGTCGAAGAAATCCGCCGTCAGCCCGACCTGCTGTTATGCGCCGCGTCCGGCTCGACCCCGACTCGTTGTTATGAATTGCTCGGCGCCAAACGACAAGCCGAGCCGCGACTGTTTGAGGGCTTGCGCGTCTTGAAGCTCGACGAGTGGAACGGCTTGCCGATGGATGACCCGGCGACCTGTGAAGCGTACATTCGCCGTCTGCTCGTCGGGCCGCTCGGCATCGCAGGTGATCGTTACCTGACCTTTCGGAGCGACCCGCTCGATGCGCAGGCGGAGTGCCAGCGGGTTCGCGCCTTGCTGGCCGCGCAAACATCGATTGATCTCTGTGTGCTGGGAATTGGCGTGAATGGACACCTGGGTTTGAACGAGCCCGCCGATGCGCTCGAACCGTTCGCGCACGTTGCCAGGCTGGCTGAAAGCTCCAGGCGGCATTCGATGTTAGGCGCAGCCGCGCGAGCGCCCGAATATGGCATCACGCTCGGCATGGCCGAGATACTGGCGGCCCGCAAGATCGTCCTGCTCGTCAGCGGCGCAAGTAAACGAAAGCCGCTCGAACGTCTGCGGGTGCCGCAAGTCTCGACAGCGTTCCCGGCTTCATTCTTGTGGCTCCACGACGACGTGACCTGTTTCTATGACCGCGAGGCGGCGTCCGACTCATAA
- a CDS encoding GMC family oxidoreductase: MQIKKPRKIYDVIVIGTGAGGGMAIKTLCEAGLNVLALNSGRRLDPAKDFRNHKLSYDMKYRGFGDPKRRDQYYHIENEYTDGLWEHGISYTTAPGTQWEWPRCHAVGGKTNFWGRSSARMGDIDFRAASLDGFGVNWPVTYQEIAPYYSRVERMIGVCSTVQNRPSNPDGEYLPAFNFRCIDYILQAGCERVGVPYLPDRHAQLTVNHNGHPKCHYCGNCTEGCDTGSFFSTPWFLLPPAEKTGKLELRTDAVAKNIIVNDRGMAAGVAYVDRKTKQEVEVYGKAVIVAASCVETARILLNSKSRRWPTGVANSSGQVGRNLCDHLYGTTGNGYLPQLMGQPSFPDNVSAAQVAWMPRWQNLKNPREEKFIRGYSVYPYGGCGDYPWYSNRLEGFGSDFKRNIKRYYPTPVGFYCQIPTLASATNFVEIDPEVKDRYGIPVARLHFQWGENELLMWEHAKNVCHDVIKAAGGEYWGAAEHPETPGFSLHETGTCRMGDDPKKFVTNRFGQTHEVPNLYCCDASVLLSCTDKTTTLSILAFTLRTSEYVIENFRAGKH, encoded by the coding sequence ATGCAGATCAAAAAGCCCAGGAAAATCTATGACGTTATTGTGATTGGCACCGGCGCGGGCGGCGGCATGGCGATCAAGACGCTGTGCGAAGCCGGGCTCAATGTGTTGGCGCTCAATTCTGGCCGCCGCCTTGACCCGGCCAAAGATTTTCGCAATCACAAGCTGAGCTACGACATGAAGTATCGCGGCTTTGGCGACCCCAAACGGCGCGACCAGTATTACCACATCGAGAACGAATACACCGATGGCCTGTGGGAACACGGCATCAGCTACACGACGGCGCCAGGGACGCAGTGGGAGTGGCCGCGCTGTCATGCGGTCGGCGGCAAGACGAACTTCTGGGGGCGCTCATCGGCGCGCATGGGCGACATTGATTTTCGCGCCGCCAGCCTGGACGGCTTCGGCGTCAACTGGCCGGTGACTTATCAAGAGATCGCGCCCTACTACAGCCGTGTCGAGCGCATGATCGGCGTTTGTAGCACGGTGCAGAACCGCCCAAGCAACCCCGACGGCGAGTACCTGCCGGCGTTCAACTTTCGTTGCATTGATTACATTCTGCAAGCCGGCTGCGAAAGGGTCGGCGTGCCTTACCTGCCCGACCGCCACGCACAACTGACCGTCAATCATAACGGCCACCCGAAGTGCCACTACTGCGGCAACTGCACGGAAGGCTGCGACACCGGCTCGTTCTTTTCGACGCCCTGGTTCCTGTTACCCCCGGCAGAGAAAACGGGCAAACTCGAACTGCGAACGGATGCCGTCGCCAAGAATATCATCGTCAATGATCGGGGCATGGCCGCGGGCGTTGCTTATGTTGATCGCAAGACGAAACAGGAAGTCGAAGTCTACGGCAAGGCGGTGATCGTCGCGGCTTCTTGTGTCGAGACGGCGCGCATTCTGCTCAACTCGAAATCGCGCCGCTGGCCGACAGGGGTCGCCAATTCAAGCGGTCAGGTGGGGCGCAATCTCTGCGACCATCTCTACGGCACGACCGGCAACGGTTACCTGCCGCAATTGATGGGGCAGCCGAGTTTTCCCGACAACGTCTCGGCGGCGCAAGTGGCATGGATGCCGCGCTGGCAGAACCTCAAGAACCCGCGCGAAGAGAAATTCATCCGCGGCTACTCGGTCTACCCTTATGGCGGCTGCGGCGATTATCCGTGGTATTCAAACCGGCTCGAAGGCTTCGGCTCCGACTTCAAGCGCAACATCAAACGCTACTACCCGACGCCCGTGGGGTTCTATTGCCAGATTCCAACGCTCGCGTCGGCAACCAACTTTGTCGAGATAGACCCGGAAGTGAAAGACCGCTATGGCATCCCCGTGGCGCGGCTGCATTTCCAGTGGGGCGAGAACGAATTGCTGATGTGGGAGCATGCCAAAAACGTCTGCCACGATGTCATCAAAGCGGCGGGCGGCGAGTACTGGGGCGCGGCAGAGCATCCCGAAACGCCGGGCTTCAGCCTGCACGAAACCGGCACCTGCCGCATGGGCGATGATCCGAAAAAGTTTGTCACGAACCGCTTTGGCCAGACCCATGAAGTGCCGAACCTCTACTGCTGTGACGCCAGCGTGTTGCTCTCTTGCACGGACAAAACGACGACGCTGTCGATACTCGCCTTCACGCTGCGGACTTCGGAATACGTGATTGAAAACTTTCGCGCCGGGAAACACTGA